The DNA window GCACGACCTCCGTGGAGAAGTCGGAGTACCTCTCGCAGCAGCTCTCCAAGCGCGGCGTGCAGCACGAGGTCCTCAACGCCAAGCAGCACGACCGTGAGGCGTCGATCGTCGCCCAGGCCGGCCGCAGGGGCGCCGTCACCGTTGCAACGAACATGGCCGGCCGTGGTACGGACATCAAGCTCGGCGGCAACCCGGACGACCTCGCCGAGGCGGAGCTGCGCCAGCGCGGCCTCGACCCGGAGGAGCACATCGAGGAGTGGGCCGCGGCGCTGCCCGCAGCCCTGGAGAAGGCCGAGCAGGCCGTCAAGGCCGAGTTCGAAGAGGTCAAGGCGCTCGGCGGGCTGTACGTGCTGGGCACCGAGCGGCACGAGTCGCGTCGTATCGACAACCAGCTGCGCGGCCGCTCCGGCCGTCAGGGAGACCCGGGCGAGTCCCGGTTCTACCTGTCGCTGGGCGACGACCTGATGCGTCTGTTCAAGGCGGCCATGGTCGAGCGCGTGATGTCGATGGCGAACGTGCCGGACGATGTACCGATCGAGAACAAGATGGTGACGCGGGCGATCGCCTCCGCCCAGTCGCAGGTCGAGCAGCAGAACTTCGAGACCCGCAAGAACGTCCTGAAGTACGACGAGGTGCTCAACCGGCAGCGCGAGGTCATCTACGGCGAGCGCCGCCGGGTCCTGGAGGGCGAGGACCTCCAGGAGCAGATCCGGCACTTCATGGACGACACCATCGACGCGTACATCCAGGCGGAGACCGTCGAGGGCTTCGCCGAGGAGTGGGACCTCGACCGGCTGTGGGGCGCCTTCAAGCAGCTCTACCCGGTGAAGGTCACCGTGGAGGAGCTGGAGGAGGCGGCGGGCGACCGCGCGGGCATCACCGCCGAGTTCATCGCCGAGTCCATCAAGGACGACATCTACGAGCAGTACGCCGAGCGGGAGGCGCAGCTCGGCTCCGACATCATGCGTGAGCTGGAGCGGCGCGTCGTGCTGTCGGTCCTGGACCGCAAGTGGCGCGAGCACCTCTACGAGATGGACTATCTCCAGGAGGGCATCGGCCTGCGCGCGATGGCTCAGAAGGACCCGCTGGTCGAGTACCAGCGCGAGGGCTTCGACATGTTCAACGCCATGATGGACGGCATCAAGGAAGAGTCCGTCGGCTACCTGTTCAACCTGGAGGTCCAGGTCGAGCAGCAGGTCGAGGAGGTTCCGGTGCAGGCGGCCGTGCCGGATCAGGCGGTCGGCGGCAAGCCGTCGCTGCGGAAGGAAGACGCGGTGCCCGCGGGCGCCGGCCGTCCGGAGATCCGGGCGAAGGGGCTCGACGCCCCGCAGCGGCCCGACCGGCTGCACTTCTCCGCTCCCACGGTGGACGGCGAGGGCGGCGTGATCGAGGGCGACTTCGACAACGGTGACGGGCCCGCGCGGTCCGAGTCGGACGGCATGACGCGTGCCGAGCGGCGCAAGGCGCAGAAGGGCGGCAGCCGCCGCCGTAAGAAGTAGGCGCGCGGGTACGAACCGCTTTCTCGGCCGGGGCCGGACACCGATGCGGTGTCCGGCCCCGGCTGTGTCGCGCGTGCGTTCACGCCGGGGTGCAGGCGGGGGACGTCGGAGCGGTGCCCAGTTCGACGGCCGCACAGCGCCAGCGCAGGTCGCGGCCCTGTTCCAGGCGGAACGCCATCGCCCGCACCTGCTCGCCCGCCGCGATGCTCGCGAACGCCTCGACCACGCCGGGGCGCGGGTGGAAGCCGCCGCAGGTGCGGACGACGGGGAGGGTGCCGCGGGTGCGCAGCGGGGTCCGGGGAGCGAGCTGGACGAGCTGCTCGTACGCCTCACCGATGGTGTGGCCGAGCATCCAGTGGACGGGGCGGCGGCCGCTGAGCACCGCCAGGAGGCGCTCCGCGAACTGTTCGTGCGGGGTCGGGCGGTGCGGGTGGCGGAGTGCCGTGGGCGCGGCAACAGCAGCCGCCGCCGTCGTCGCCGGCCTGGGGGTGGGTGCGGCGGTGGGGCGGGCCGTGGCCGCCCTGGAGCCCGGTGCGCCGGGCCTGCGCGGGTCGCGGCGTCCCTGCGGCCGGGTCCTGTCCTTGTGCATCTCTGTGCCCCCGCTCTGGCGGCCCGGCGGGATACCGGGCAGTAACTTCCGCTGTTGATCTTTTACGGGGCATGGGAGGCGGCAGCAAGGCGAGGTGGCCGTGGGAGACGGCGGCCGACAGAATCACCTATCCGGGTGACGAGAGGCAGTCCTGGGGCGGCCGACGGCCGACGGGCGGTTCATCGGGTGGACGTCGCGGAGGGCGGGGACCACCACCCCGAAGGGGGACTCCGTACGTATCCTTGAGGCCGTCCCGACTACGAAAGCGGCCTGCCAATGCGCGTCTACGTCCCCCTGACCCTTTCCGGTCTCGCTGAGGCGCACAAGGCGGGACAGCTCGGCCCCGGGCCGCTGACGGCCTACGCCGTGACGCCGGGGCTGCGTGAGTGGTACGTGTCGGACGACATCGAGGAGCTCGAGTACGCCGCGCTCAACCGGGCGGCGGCGGCGTCCCTGCGGTTGCTGGCCGGAGATCCGGATGCCGCGCGGCGGCGGGTCGTCGTGGCCGTCGACGTACCGGACGGTGACGCGGTCGCCGACCCGGACCGGGGGCTGGACTCCGCCGGCGTCGGCGAGGTGCGGATCGCTTCCGCCGTGCCGCTCAAGAAGGCGGCCGCCGTGCACGTCGACGCGGACGACGCGGAGGCCGACGTGACGGCGGCGGCCGCGGCGCTGGGGGCGGCGGACCACGGGGACGACGACGCCCAGTTCACGGTGGACGGGGCGGAGGACCACGAGCTGCTCTGGTTCGGGGTGCAGGAGATCCCCCATCTGATCGGCTGATCGAGTCGCCGGGCGCCGGGTGAGCCGGGAGCCGGGTGAGTCGGCGGGCCCGGTGGGCCGGTGCCGGTTTTTGGTCCTGGTCGGCGTGTCTGCGTTGTCGTACCCGGTGGGTACCTTCTTGGAATGGGGAAGTACACGACGACGCATCTCGTCTGGGACTGGAACGGCACGCTGCTCGACGACATCAGTGCGGTCATCGGGGCGACGAACGCGGCCTTCGCGGAGATCGGCATCGAGCCGATCACGCTGGCGCGGTACCGGGAGCTGTACTGCGTACCCATTCCCCGCTTCTACGAGCGGCTGATGGGGCGGCTGCCGACGGACGCCGAGTGGCTGGCCATGGACGAGGCGTTCCACCGGCACTACACCGAGCTGCGGGTGGTGTGTGCGCTTGCCCAGGGCGTGGAGGAGCTGCTCGTGGAGTGGCGGTCCGCCGGGCGCAGTCAGTCGCTGCTGAGCATGTACGGGCATGACCAGTTGCTGCCGGTGGTGCGGCAGTACGGCATCGAGCGTCACTTCGTGCGGGTGGACGGGCGCACCGGGCCTTCCGGCGGCAGCAAGGCGGCGCACATGGCCCGCCACATCGCGGCGCTCGGCGGTGTCGCGCCGGAACACGTCGTGGTCATCGGCGACGCGGTCGACGACGCGGTGGCGGCGGCGCACGTGGGGGCGCGGGCGGTGCTCTACACCGGGGGCTCGCACAGCCGGGCCAGCCTGGAGCCGGCCGGGGTGCCGGTGGTGGACACGCTTGCCGAGGCGGTGGAGCTGGCCGAGCGGTGGACGGCGTGACATCCGCCGCCCCCGCTGCGCGATGCGTGCCTGCGGCACTCTCCACCGCCCCGACCCGACCCGACCCGCCCTGATCCGACCCGCCCTGACCCGACCCGACCCGAGCCGCCCCTTCCCCAACCGGGGCTCCGCCCCGTCCCCCGGTCCTCAAGCGCCGGACGGGCTGAGGTGTGCCGGGGGTGGGCAGGTGGCGGGGGGGTGAGGTAGACCGGGGGGCGAGGCAGACCGGGCGGTGTTCTACGTCGCCGGGGATTTCGTGCGGAGGATCTTCAGGAAGTCGCGCATCCAGGCCGAGTGGTCCGGCCAGGCGCGGGCAGAGACCAGGGTGCCGTCCA is part of the Streptomyces agglomeratus genome and encodes:
- the secA gene encoding preprotein translocase subunit SecA, which encodes MSVFNKLMRAGEGKILRKLHRIADQVNSIEEDFVNLSDAELRALTDEYKQRYADGESLDDLLPEAFATVREAAKRVLGQRHYDVQMMGGAALHLGFVAEMKTGEGKTLVGTLPAYLNALSGKGVHLITVNDYLAERDSEMMGRVHKFLGLEVGCILANMSPAQRRDMYNCDITYGTNNEFGFDYLRDNMAWSKDELVQRGHNFAIVDEVDSILVDEARTPLIISGPADQATKWYGDFAKLVVRLKRGEPGNPLKGIEETGDYEVDEKKRTVAIHEPGVAKVEDWLGIDNLYESVNTPLVGYLNNAIKAKELFKKDKDYVVIDGEVMIVDEHTGRILAGRRYNEGMHQAIEAKEGVDIKDENQTLATITLQNFFRLYDKLSGMTGTAMTEAAEFHQIYKLGVVPIPTNRPMVRADQSDLIYRTEVAKFAAVVDDIAEKHEKGQPILVGTTSVEKSEYLSQQLSKRGVQHEVLNAKQHDREASIVAQAGRRGAVTVATNMAGRGTDIKLGGNPDDLAEAELRQRGLDPEEHIEEWAAALPAALEKAEQAVKAEFEEVKALGGLYVLGTERHESRRIDNQLRGRSGRQGDPGESRFYLSLGDDLMRLFKAAMVERVMSMANVPDDVPIENKMVTRAIASAQSQVEQQNFETRKNVLKYDEVLNRQREVIYGERRRVLEGEDLQEQIRHFMDDTIDAYIQAETVEGFAEEWDLDRLWGAFKQLYPVKVTVEELEEAAGDRAGITAEFIAESIKDDIYEQYAEREAQLGSDIMRELERRVVLSVLDRKWREHLYEMDYLQEGIGLRAMAQKDPLVEYQREGFDMFNAMMDGIKEESVGYLFNLEVQVEQQVEEVPVQAAVPDQAVGGKPSLRKEDAVPAGAGRPEIRAKGLDAPQRPDRLHFSAPTVDGEGGVIEGDFDNGDGPARSESDGMTRAERRKAQKGGSRRRKK
- a CDS encoding Rv3235 family protein, encoding MHKDRTRPQGRRDPRRPGAPGSRAATARPTAAPTPRPATTAAAAVAAPTALRHPHRPTPHEQFAERLLAVLSGRRPVHWMLGHTIGEAYEQLVQLAPRTPLRTRGTLPVVRTCGGFHPRPGVVEAFASIAAGEQVRAMAFRLEQGRDLRWRCAAVELGTAPTSPACTPA
- a CDS encoding DUF6912 family protein; its protein translation is MRVYVPLTLSGLAEAHKAGQLGPGPLTAYAVTPGLREWYVSDDIEELEYAALNRAAAASLRLLAGDPDAARRRVVVAVDVPDGDAVADPDRGLDSAGVGEVRIASAVPLKKAAAVHVDADDAEADVTAAAAALGAADHGDDDAQFTVDGAEDHELLWFGVQEIPHLIG
- a CDS encoding HAD family hydrolase, producing the protein MGKYTTTHLVWDWNGTLLDDISAVIGATNAAFAEIGIEPITLARYRELYCVPIPRFYERLMGRLPTDAEWLAMDEAFHRHYTELRVVCALAQGVEELLVEWRSAGRSQSLLSMYGHDQLLPVVRQYGIERHFVRVDGRTGPSGGSKAAHMARHIAALGGVAPEHVVVIGDAVDDAVAAAHVGARAVLYTGGSHSRASLEPAGVPVVDTLAEAVELAERWTA